A single window of Gammaproteobacteria bacterium DNA harbors:
- a CDS encoding alpha-1,4-glucan--maltose-1-phosphate maltosyltransferase: MAKPVARSLPAEARQRVVIETLTPQVDGGRYPIKRVVGEKVGVEVDAFTDGHDAIMCVLRYQYESEGKWFELPMVPLGNDRWAAFFSVSQTGFYRYSVCAWVDHFESWRRDLGKRIAVNEDTELDYRAGAALVAAAAARATGKDASHLEATVRGLSSKRDASEKRTLAQDEELSRLMYTCADRRFETHYGTELRVRVDRERARFGAWYEFFPRSFGGEGQHGSFKTCMAQLEYVARMGFDVVYLPPVHPIGHSFRKGKNNILAATADDVGSPWAIGSKEGGHKSLHPELGTLEDFSAFRKRAEALGMELALDIAFQCAPDHPYVKEHPEWFRKRPDGSIQYAENPPKKYQDIYPFDFETEAWEGLWQELKSVFQFWIDQGVYIFRVDNPHTKSFAFWEWVIDEITRKHPEVIFLAEAFTRPKVMHCLAKLGFSQSYTYFTWRNTRGELTEYFTELASSESREYFRPNVWPNTPDILSEYLQYGGRPAFMIRQILAATLSANYGIYGPAFELADDQTHKPGAEEYNNSEKYQLMQWDTTRTDSLSALIARLNSIRRDNAALQSDWSLQFHGVDNDNLLCYSKAVDDASEVILVVVNLDPYHTQSGWIDLPPARFGITGDGPYQMHDLLTDVRYLWHGARNYVQLDPHAAPAHVFRLRRHVHNERDFDYYL, from the coding sequence ATGGCCAAGCCGGTTGCGCGCAGTTTGCCCGCAGAGGCTCGTCAGCGTGTTGTGATAGAAACACTGACGCCACAGGTCGATGGTGGGCGTTACCCCATAAAGCGTGTTGTTGGCGAAAAGGTTGGGGTAGAGGTGGATGCCTTTACTGACGGGCATGACGCAATCATGTGCGTACTGCGCTACCAGTATGAATCGGAGGGCAAGTGGTTCGAGCTGCCCATGGTCCCCTTGGGCAATGACCGCTGGGCAGCATTCTTCAGCGTGTCTCAAACCGGATTTTACCGCTACAGCGTTTGTGCCTGGGTGGATCACTTCGAGTCCTGGCGGCGGGACCTCGGCAAGCGTATCGCTGTGAACGAAGATACCGAGCTCGATTATCGAGCCGGTGCAGCGCTGGTTGCTGCCGCTGCTGCGCGTGCCACGGGCAAGGACGCGAGTCACCTCGAGGCAACCGTCAGGGGGTTGAGCAGCAAACGCGATGCGAGTGAAAAACGTACCTTGGCGCAGGATGAGGAATTGTCCCGCCTCATGTATACCTGCGCGGACAGGCGCTTCGAGACGCATTACGGTACAGAACTCAGGGTCCGCGTCGACCGCGAACGGGCACGCTTCGGCGCCTGGTATGAGTTCTTCCCGCGCTCGTTTGGCGGCGAAGGACAGCATGGCAGTTTCAAAACATGCATGGCCCAGCTTGAGTATGTTGCTCGCATGGGTTTTGACGTTGTGTATCTCCCACCGGTGCATCCCATTGGCCATAGTTTTCGCAAGGGTAAAAACAACATCCTGGCGGCGACGGCGGATGATGTAGGCAGCCCATGGGCCATTGGCAGCAAGGAGGGCGGGCACAAATCCCTGCATCCTGAGCTTGGCACCCTGGAGGATTTTTCAGCCTTCCGCAAACGTGCCGAAGCACTGGGTATGGAACTTGCGCTTGATATTGCCTTTCAGTGCGCCCCGGATCATCCCTATGTGAAAGAGCACCCGGAATGGTTCCGCAAGCGCCCCGATGGGAGTATCCAGTACGCGGAAAACCCGCCCAAGAAATATCAGGATATCTACCCATTCGATTTTGAGACCGAGGCATGGGAAGGCCTGTGGCAGGAATTAAAGAGTGTATTTCAGTTCTGGATCGATCAGGGCGTGTATATATTTCGCGTTGATAATCCGCATACGAAATCATTCGCCTTCTGGGAGTGGGTGATAGACGAAATAACGCGTAAACACCCCGAGGTTATTTTTCTGGCCGAGGCCTTTACCCGCCCCAAGGTGATGCATTGCCTGGCCAAGCTCGGGTTCTCGCAGTCATACACCTATTTCACCTGGCGCAATACCCGGGGGGAGCTGACCGAATATTTCACTGAGCTCGCAAGCTCTGAATCACGCGAGTATTTCCGGCCCAATGTCTGGCCCAATACACCGGATATTCTGAGTGAGTATCTCCAATATGGCGGTCGTCCGGCGTTCATGATCAGACAGATATTGGCGGCTACGCTTTCTGCCAACTACGGTATCTATGGGCCGGCCTTCGAGCTCGCCGATGACCAGACGCATAAGCCGGGTGCAGAGGAATATAACAATTCCGAAAAATATCAACTGATGCAGTGGGATACCACCCGTACTGACAGCCTGAGCGCCCTGATTGCGCGGCTTAACAGTATACGGCGCGATAATGCGGCGTTGCAGAGTGACTGGAGCCTGCAATTTCATGGTGTGGATAACGATAACCTGCTCTGCTACAGCAAGGCCGTCGATGATGCCAGTGAGGTCATACTGGTTGTGGTTAATCTCGACCCGTATCACACACAGTCCGGCTGGATCGATCTCCCACCGGCGCGCTTCGGGATCACGGGCGATGGCCCGTATCAAATGCACGACTTACTTACCGATGTGCGTTATCTCTGGCATGGTGCACGCAATTATGTGCAGTTGGATCCGCATGCTGCGCCTGCACATGTATTTCGCCTGCGTCGGCATGTGCATAACGAACGCGATTTTGACTACTATCTGTAG
- a CDS encoding slipin family protein, translating into MSFDFSLVGLLFLLIVLGISMFRILREYERGVVFQLGRFWKVKGPGLIIIIPGIQQMVRVDLRTVVLDVPTQDVISRDNVSVKVNAVLYFRVMDPQRAIIQVEDFMNATSQLAQTTLRAVLGKHELDEMLAERERLNLDIQKVLDAQTDTWGIKVSNVEIKHIDIDESMVRAIARQAEAERERRAKVIHAEGELQASEKLLQAAQMLAQQPEAMQLRYMQTLSAIAGDKSSTIVFPLPVDLFSTLSRLVGKGKDGS; encoded by the coding sequence ATGTCATTCGACTTCAGTTTGGTTGGCCTGCTGTTTCTGCTCATAGTGCTGGGCATTTCAATGTTCCGCATTCTGCGGGAATATGAGCGCGGTGTAGTGTTCCAGCTGGGACGGTTCTGGAAGGTGAAGGGTCCGGGCTTGATCATCATCATTCCCGGCATTCAGCAGATGGTGCGCGTAGATTTGCGCACCGTAGTACTCGATGTGCCTACGCAGGATGTGATCTCGCGCGACAACGTTTCAGTCAAGGTGAATGCGGTATTGTATTTTCGCGTAATGGATCCGCAGCGCGCCATCATCCAGGTGGAAGATTTTATGAACGCCACCAGCCAACTTGCACAGACTACGTTACGTGCCGTACTCGGAAAACATGAACTGGATGAAATGCTGGCCGAGCGCGAACGACTCAACCTGGATATTCAGAAGGTATTAGATGCCCAGACTGACACATGGGGAATAAAGGTTTCCAATGTAGAAATAAAACATATTGATATTGATGAATCCATGGTGCGTGCCATCGCTCGTCAGGCAGAGGCTGAACGAGAACGCCGCGCCAAAGTTATTCATGCAGAAGGCGAACTGCAGGCCTCTGAGAAGCTGTTGCAGGCAGCCCAGATGCTTGCGCAGCAGCCAGAAGCCATGCAATTACGTTATATGCAGACGCTGTCCGCAATCGCGGGCGACAAGTCATCTACGATTGTTTTTCCATTACCCGTAGATTTGTTTTCCACGTTGTCGCGTCTGGTAGGAAAGGGCAAAGACGGTAGTTGA
- the treS gene encoding maltose alpha-D-glucosyltransferase, which produces MHAKAKQVSSAISDDPLWYKDAIIYEVHVKAFMDSNGDGVGDFAGLISKLDYINDLGVNTIWLLPFYPSPQRDDGYDISDYRNVHPDYGTMADFRTLISEAHRRGLRVITELVVNHTSDQHPWFQSARHAPPGSAKRDYYVWSDTVKKFEDTRIIFSDTEKSNWAWDDVAKAYYWHRFFSHQPDLNHNNPHVVKAVMRVMRFWFDIGVDGVRLDAIPYLCVREGTTNENLPETHEVIKYMRAELDKHYKNRMFLAEANQWPEEVRGYFGEGDECHMAYHFPLMPRMYMAIAQEDRHPIVEIMQQTPEIPANSQWAIFLRNHDELTLEMVTSKERDYMYQMYAADTRARINLGIRRRLGPLMDNDHEKIKLMNSLLLSMPGSPIIYYGDEIGMGDNIYLGDRNGVRTPMQWSPDRNAGFSRADPQRLFLPPVMDPVRGYEAVNVEAQLRDPSSLLNWMRRLLAVRKTYQAFGRGKLIFLRPGNRKILAFLREYDSEVTLCVNNLARTAQPVELDLSNYKGSVPLELMGRTPFPPIGELPYLLTLPGYGFYWFRLAKGGEVPEWHEERLQREELPVVVLFDGWLSFFRDRVIPWRIVMAEKAREQLETEVLPHFVAGQRWYAAKDVATQCVALTDHVEWGGEQANWLMGIFRVEGAAAADASMYFLPLALAWEDDDERMDRLMPATIARVRQQARIGIMGDAFADVEFCRALVEAMSEGFKLVSERGLINFLPTSVFAKLVGEDISGLTMHTPGAQSSNTTVQLGDNLFLKGYRRLHTGTNPEVEIGRFLTEVAHFKHAVPVAGVVEYEVEDGSKCTLAVLQGYVSNQGDGWSTTLNYLERFLEYSCSCTEAELSGEAHGGYLALVHTLGVRTAELHKALSITTGDPAFDPEPIEQDDLDVWMRQVREEAVATLDQLERNRSSLDVEVQAVADSLLSRRKDMLKHIETCVPSRVAAIKTRYHGDYHLGQVLLVENDFMIIDFEGEPARPLSERRQKHSSLKDVAGMLRSFNYALYTMLARLSTERPDDFAAFQPYGKIWEAEVRRAFLDAYEETTRDSGLYGAWGDAKQLLELFVLEKALYELRYELANRPEWVAIPLRGILEVVNQGK; this is translated from the coding sequence ATGCACGCTAAAGCCAAACAGGTTTCCTCGGCGATCAGTGACGATCCCTTGTGGTATAAGGACGCCATTATCTATGAGGTGCATGTAAAAGCCTTCATGGACAGCAACGGTGACGGGGTGGGGGACTTTGCCGGGCTGATATCGAAGCTGGATTATATTAACGATCTGGGTGTAAACACGATCTGGCTGCTGCCGTTTTATCCCTCGCCGCAACGTGACGATGGTTACGACATATCCGATTACCGTAACGTTCACCCCGACTACGGGACGATGGCGGATTTTCGCACCCTGATAAGCGAGGCCCATCGTCGTGGTTTGCGCGTGATCACGGAGCTGGTGGTCAACCACACATCTGATCAACACCCATGGTTTCAGTCGGCTCGTCATGCGCCTCCCGGCTCTGCCAAACGTGATTATTACGTATGGAGCGACACGGTAAAGAAGTTTGAAGACACCCGGATCATATTCAGCGATACCGAAAAATCAAACTGGGCCTGGGATGATGTAGCCAAGGCTTATTACTGGCATCGCTTCTTCTCCCACCAGCCGGATCTTAATCACAATAACCCCCATGTCGTGAAGGCGGTGATGCGGGTGATGCGTTTTTGGTTCGATATCGGCGTTGATGGCGTACGTCTCGACGCCATCCCCTATCTATGTGTGCGTGAAGGCACAACAAATGAAAATCTTCCGGAGACGCATGAAGTCATAAAATACATGCGGGCAGAACTGGACAAGCACTACAAGAACCGCATGTTCCTCGCCGAGGCAAATCAGTGGCCGGAGGAGGTGCGTGGCTATTTTGGCGAAGGTGACGAATGTCACATGGCCTACCATTTCCCCCTGATGCCGCGCATGTACATGGCAATTGCCCAGGAGGACCGGCATCCAATAGTAGAGATCATGCAACAAACGCCCGAGATACCAGCCAACTCACAATGGGCGATCTTTCTCCGCAACCATGATGAGCTCACGCTCGAGATGGTTACCAGTAAAGAGCGTGATTATATGTATCAGATGTACGCTGCTGATACGCGCGCGCGCATCAATTTGGGTATCCGGCGCCGGTTGGGGCCACTGATGGACAACGATCACGAGAAGATCAAGCTGATGAACAGCCTGTTATTGTCCATGCCGGGCTCGCCCATTATCTATTATGGCGATGAGATAGGCATGGGTGACAACATTTATCTCGGTGACCGTAATGGTGTGCGTACACCGATGCAGTGGAGCCCCGACCGTAACGCAGGCTTTTCCCGCGCTGACCCGCAGCGCCTGTTCCTTCCTCCGGTTATGGATCCCGTGCGTGGTTATGAGGCGGTGAACGTGGAGGCACAATTGCGTGATCCTTCGTCACTGCTTAACTGGATGCGACGCCTGTTGGCAGTGCGCAAAACCTACCAGGCGTTTGGTCGCGGCAAACTGATCTTTTTGCGACCAGGAAACCGCAAGATCCTCGCCTTTCTGCGGGAGTACGATTCAGAAGTCACGCTCTGCGTGAATAACCTTGCGCGCACGGCGCAGCCTGTGGAGCTGGATCTTTCAAACTACAAGGGTAGTGTGCCGCTGGAACTGATGGGGCGTACGCCTTTCCCACCCATTGGCGAATTGCCTTATCTGCTGACGCTGCCGGGCTATGGGTTTTACTGGTTCCGCCTTGCCAAGGGTGGGGAAGTGCCCGAGTGGCATGAGGAGCGTTTGCAGCGCGAGGAGCTGCCGGTGGTGGTGTTGTTCGATGGCTGGCTCAGCTTTTTCCGTGACCGCGTCATTCCCTGGCGCATTGTCATGGCGGAGAAGGCCCGGGAACAACTTGAGACAGAAGTGCTGCCGCATTTTGTTGCAGGCCAACGCTGGTATGCAGCCAAGGACGTGGCTACCCAGTGTGTAGCACTGACGGACCATGTTGAGTGGGGTGGTGAACAAGCCAACTGGCTGATGGGTATCTTCCGCGTAGAGGGCGCTGCCGCAGCAGACGCATCAATGTACTTTCTGCCGCTGGCACTGGCATGGGAGGATGACGACGAACGCATGGACAGGCTGATGCCGGCCACAATAGCCAGGGTACGCCAGCAAGCGCGTATCGGTATTATGGGTGATGCCTTTGCTGACGTAGAGTTCTGCCGTGCTCTGGTAGAGGCCATGAGTGAAGGATTCAAGTTGGTGAGCGAAAGAGGCCTCATCAACTTTCTGCCTACCAGTGTATTTGCCAAGCTGGTGGGCGAAGACATCTCCGGCTTGACCATGCATACGCCAGGAGCTCAGAGCAGTAATACTACGGTACAGCTGGGCGATAATCTCTTCCTCAAGGGGTACCGGCGACTGCACACAGGGACTAATCCCGAAGTTGAAATAGGCCGCTTTCTGACGGAAGTTGCCCACTTCAAGCACGCCGTGCCCGTGGCTGGGGTGGTCGAGTATGAGGTTGAAGACGGCAGCAAATGCACGTTGGCAGTACTGCAGGGTTACGTCAGCAATCAGGGTGACGGCTGGAGCACAACGCTGAATTATCTGGAGCGTTTTCTGGAGTACAGTTGTAGCTGCACAGAGGCTGAATTGTCCGGCGAGGCGCATGGCGGCTATCTGGCCCTGGTGCATACGCTGGGTGTACGTACTGCTGAGTTGCACAAGGCCCTGTCTATTACAACAGGTGATCCGGCCTTTGACCCGGAGCCGATCGAGCAGGACGACCTGGATGTCTGGATGCGGCAGGTACGCGAAGAGGCGGTAGCAACGCTGGACCAGCTTGAGCGCAATCGTTCCAGTCTGGATGTAGAAGTGCAAGCCGTTGCGGATAGCCTGCTATCAAGGCGCAAGGATATGCTCAAACACATTGAGACCTGTGTGCCATCGCGAGTCGCCGCAATCAAGACCCGCTACCACGGGGACTATCATCTGGGACAGGTGTTGCTGGTTGAAAATGACTTCATGATTATTGATTTTGAAGGCGAACCAGCACGGCCGTTGAGTGAACGTCGCCAGAAGCATTCCTCACTGAAAGATGTCGCCGGTATGCTGCGCTCATTCAATTATGCCTTGTATACCATGCTTGCTCGCCTCAGCACCGAACGGCCAGATGATTTTGCCGCCTTCCAGCCATACGGGAAGATATGGGAGGCTGAGGTACGGCGGGCTTTTCTTGATGCTTATGAAGAAACTACGCGTGACTCCGGGCTTTATGGGGCATGGGGAGACGCGAAACAGCTGCTGGAGTTGTTTGTGCTGGAGAAGGCCTTGTATGAGTTACGTTATGAACTTGCCAATCGGCCTGAATGGGTGGCTATCCCGTTGCGCGGGATACTGGAAGTGGTGAACCAGGGCAAATAG
- the glgB gene encoding 1,4-alpha-glucan branching protein GlgB → MGTTTAHDSAERVIYGVGLLTEHDIYLFRQGKHFRLHEKLGAHRISVQGVDGVHFAVWAPNAKGVSVIGDFNGWNSGAHPLRMRDDGSGIWEGFVGAIGAGTCYKYRISSRYNNYQVNKADPFAMRSEMPPKTASIVWDTDYAWGDKAWMDTRAQVNALDAPWGIYEAHLGSWRRVPNEDNRFLTYREQAQQLTDYVRDMGFTHVELMPVTEHPFYGSWGYQTTGYFVPTARYGTPQDCMYLIDCLHQNGVGVVLDWVPSHFPTDEHGLVYFDGTYLFEHADPKRGYHPEWKSSIFNYGRHEVRSILISSALFWLDRYHIDGLRVDAVASMLYLDYARKEGEWIPNEYGGREDIHAIEFMRDLNEAIYRDHPDVQTIAEESTAWPMVSRPTYLGGLGFGMKWNMGWMHDTLAYIGRDPVYRKYHHDQISFSIWYAFNENFTLPLSHDEVVHGKGSLLRRMPGDDWQKFANMRLLFGYQYTHPGKKLLFMGGEFGQWREWNHDDSLDWHLLDYAPNQGLQRFVKDMNHLYRSERALHEQDFQAEGFEWVDLHGWEASIVSFLRKGRNPDDMVLVVCNFTPLPRHNYRVGVPREGYWVELLNSDASLYGGSGQGNQGGVHSAPVQVQERYHSLTLTLPPLAMVCLKAPSQGGV, encoded by the coding sequence ATGGGAACGACGACAGCACACGATTCAGCCGAGCGCGTGATATACGGTGTTGGCTTGCTCACCGAGCATGACATCTATCTTTTCCGCCAGGGTAAGCATTTCCGTTTACATGAGAAGCTGGGTGCGCATCGTATCAGCGTACAAGGTGTGGACGGTGTGCATTTTGCGGTGTGGGCACCTAATGCCAAGGGCGTTTCTGTTATCGGCGATTTCAACGGCTGGAATAGCGGTGCGCACCCATTGCGTATGCGTGACGATGGCTCGGGTATTTGGGAGGGATTTGTAGGAGCTATCGGCGCCGGTACCTGTTATAAATATCGCATTTCATCGCGCTACAACAACTATCAGGTGAATAAGGCAGACCCCTTCGCCATGCGCAGCGAGATGCCGCCTAAGACGGCCTCGATAGTATGGGATACGGACTACGCCTGGGGTGACAAGGCATGGATGGATACGCGTGCGCAGGTAAATGCGCTGGATGCACCGTGGGGGATATACGAGGCGCATCTGGGTTCTTGGCGTCGCGTACCGAATGAAGACAACCGCTTTCTCACCTACCGGGAGCAGGCGCAGCAACTGACCGACTATGTGCGTGATATGGGCTTCACCCATGTCGAACTGATGCCGGTGACCGAACACCCGTTTTACGGTTCATGGGGTTATCAGACCACGGGATATTTTGTACCTACGGCGCGTTACGGTACGCCGCAGGACTGCATGTACCTTATCGACTGCCTGCATCAGAATGGCGTTGGTGTGGTACTTGACTGGGTGCCTTCACACTTCCCGACCGACGAGCACGGGCTGGTGTATTTCGACGGCACCTACCTGTTTGAACACGCTGACCCCAAGCGTGGCTACCATCCGGAGTGGAAGTCGAGCATCTTCAACTATGGTCGCCACGAAGTACGTTCTATTTTGATCTCGAGCGCGCTTTTCTGGCTGGATCGCTATCACATTGATGGTTTGCGGGTGGACGCCGTGGCCTCCATGCTTTATCTCGATTATGCGCGCAAGGAGGGTGAGTGGATACCCAATGAATATGGGGGCCGGGAAGACATTCACGCGATAGAATTCATGCGTGATCTCAACGAGGCGATATACCGCGACCACCCTGATGTACAGACCATCGCCGAAGAATCGACGGCCTGGCCGATGGTGTCGCGGCCCACTTATCTGGGCGGATTGGGATTTGGCATGAAATGGAATATGGGCTGGATGCACGATACGCTTGCCTACATCGGGCGTGATCCGGTGTACCGCAAATACCACCACGACCAGATTTCCTTCAGTATCTGGTATGCCTTCAACGAAAACTTTACGTTGCCGCTATCGCACGATGAGGTTGTGCACGGCAAGGGTTCGTTGCTGCGCAGAATGCCGGGGGATGATTGGCAGAAATTTGCAAATATGCGACTGCTGTTTGGCTATCAGTATACCCACCCCGGCAAGAAGCTCTTGTTCATGGGCGGGGAGTTTGGTCAGTGGCGTGAATGGAATCATGACGATAGCCTGGACTGGCATCTGCTGGATTATGCGCCTAACCAGGGCTTGCAACGATTCGTAAAAGACATGAATCATTTGTACCGCTCTGAACGGGCGCTGCATGAGCAGGACTTTCAGGCCGAGGGCTTTGAGTGGGTTGATCTGCATGGCTGGGAAGCGAGTATCGTGAGCTTCCTGCGCAAGGGGCGCAATCCAGACGATATGGTATTGGTCGTGTGTAATTTCACGCCACTGCCACGCCACAACTATCGTGTCGGCGTACCGCGTGAAGGGTATTGGGTCGAGTTGCTGAATAGCGATGCCAGTCTTTATGGTGGCAGCGGACAAGGCAATCAGGGTGGGGTGCACTCTGCCCCTGTGCAGGTACAGGAACGGTATCACTCGCTCACGCTGACCTTGCCGCCGCTGGCCATGGTGTGTCTCAAGGCGCCTTCGCAGGGGGGTGTGTAA
- a CDS encoding nodulation protein NfeD: MKRNRAVWLTVLLAGFAMAAPAATPAPVMLLQLDGAVGPASADYITRGIERAAREGAQLVVLRMDTPGGLDTSMREIIKAILASPVPVASYVAPSGARAASAGTYILYASHIAAMAPGTNLGAATPVAIGAPGTGAPPQKPGKDTDKAGSPAEIPRDAMGEKAVNDAAAYIRGLAQLRGRNIEWAEQAVREAVSLSATEALQLKVIDYLAPDLSQLLVQVDGSKLSVPSGEVTLDTVAAPQIKHEPDWRTKFLAVITAPNIALILMMIGIYGLFFELANPGAVVPGVIGAISLLLALYALQMLPVNYAGLALILLGLAFMVAEAFVPSFGILGLGGVVAFVVGAVVLMDTDVPGYGISPYLIGTLAVTSAIVLAAIGGLAVKSYRRPLVSGGRQIIGSEGVVVTCTGSECWAQIQGEIWRVSSTAPLTPGLSVRVTGEKGLLLTVIPLAAKGE, encoded by the coding sequence ATGAAGCGGAATAGGGCTGTGTGGCTGACAGTACTGCTGGCAGGGTTTGCGATGGCAGCGCCAGCGGCTACCCCCGCGCCGGTCATGCTGTTGCAGCTGGACGGTGCGGTAGGCCCCGCCAGTGCCGACTACATCACCCGCGGGATCGAACGCGCCGCCCGGGAAGGGGCGCAGCTCGTCGTGTTGCGCATGGATACTCCGGGCGGGCTGGATACCTCGATGCGCGAGATCATCAAGGCCATACTGGCCTCGCCGGTGCCGGTGGCAAGCTACGTTGCACCGAGTGGCGCACGCGCCGCCAGCGCTGGTACCTATATCCTGTATGCGAGCCACATTGCCGCCATGGCGCCTGGCACCAATCTGGGTGCGGCCACGCCGGTGGCGATAGGTGCGCCCGGCACCGGTGCGCCGCCGCAAAAGCCCGGCAAGGACACGGACAAAGCCGGGTCACCCGCTGAAATTCCCAGGGACGCCATGGGCGAGAAGGCGGTGAACGACGCTGCCGCCTATATCCGCGGGCTGGCACAACTGCGCGGCCGCAATATTGAATGGGCAGAGCAGGCCGTGCGTGAGGCCGTCAGCCTGTCCGCCACCGAGGCCTTGCAGCTGAAGGTGATTGATTATCTTGCACCTGACCTCAGCCAACTGCTGGTGCAGGTAGATGGGAGCAAACTCAGTGTGCCGAGTGGAGAAGTCACGCTGGATACGGTGGCCGCGCCGCAGATCAAGCACGAACCGGACTGGCGCACCAAATTTCTTGCCGTTATCACGGCCCCCAATATCGCATTGATTCTGATGATGATTGGGATTTATGGTCTGTTTTTTGAATTGGCCAACCCCGGTGCGGTGGTGCCCGGCGTGATTGGTGCCATCAGCCTGCTGCTGGCGCTGTATGCCTTGCAGATGCTGCCGGTTAACTATGCCGGCCTGGCGCTGATTCTGTTGGGGCTGGCCTTTATGGTGGCGGAAGCTTTCGTTCCCAGTTTTGGCATACTGGGGTTGGGGGGTGTGGTGGCGTTTGTCGTTGGCGCCGTCGTGCTGATGGATACGGATGTGCCCGGTTACGGTATTTCGCCCTATCTGATTGGTACGCTGGCCGTGACCAGCGCCATTGTGCTGGCGGCAATCGGTGGCCTCGCAGTCAAATCCTATCGCCGCCCGCTGGTGAGTGGGGGCAGGCAGATCATCGGCAGTGAGGGAGTGGTGGTGACGTGCACGGGCAGCGAGTGCTGGGCGCAGATACAGGGTGAAATTTGGCGGGTATCCAGCACGGCTCCATTGACGCCAGGTTTGAGCGTCAGGGTGACTGGTGAAAAAGGTCTTCTACTAACGGTAATTCCACTGGCAGCAAAAGGAGAATAA
- a CDS encoding glycosyltransferase — MDKFFWPMGIDAYERLIGAEAVERILRKAKRLHGLRVINISSTFHGGGVAEMLSSLTLMQRALGIRADWRLIQGSPDFFSVTKKLHNALQGGDINLTELKRNVYEQVISENALRMDIDADFVVVHDPQPLPLISHYRRTCPWVWRCHVDLTQPDVEAWNYLRGFVEEYDAMISSLPEYTQKIEVPQVFFMPAIDPFSLKNRELSEAEIKDRLEHYGIPDDLPIVVQVSRFDRWKDPEGVIQAFKIARREVPATLVLLGNIATDDPEGQEVFESLLSCKEERIIILTATDSALVNALQRCAAVVMQKSLREGFGLTVTEAMWKGAAVIGGNCGGIRRQIEDGVSGFLVSTVEEAAARLVQLLKDKELRASLGRNACESVRRQFLLTRLAEQYLDLFDAFEPHFTMHARRAAALGQPAE, encoded by the coding sequence ATGGACAAGTTCTTCTGGCCCATGGGTATTGATGCGTATGAACGCTTGATCGGGGCTGAGGCTGTCGAGCGCATCCTACGCAAGGCCAAGCGGCTGCATGGTTTGCGCGTTATCAATATCAGTTCCACGTTTCATGGCGGCGGCGTGGCCGAGATGCTGTCGTCACTCACGCTGATGCAGCGTGCTCTTGGCATCAGGGCCGACTGGCGCCTGATCCAGGGCAGCCCTGACTTCTTCAGTGTTACCAAGAAGCTGCATAACGCGTTACAAGGAGGCGACATCAACTTGACCGAGTTGAAGCGGAATGTCTACGAGCAGGTGATATCAGAGAATGCACTGCGCATGGATATCGACGCAGATTTTGTGGTCGTGCACGACCCGCAGCCGCTTCCGCTTATCAGCCACTATCGCCGTACCTGCCCGTGGGTCTGGCGCTGTCATGTAGACCTCACACAGCCGGACGTCGAAGCGTGGAATTATCTGAGGGGATTTGTGGAAGAGTACGATGCCATGATTTCGTCGCTGCCCGAATACACGCAGAAGATCGAGGTGCCGCAGGTTTTTTTCATGCCGGCGATCGATCCCTTCTCCCTTAAAAACCGTGAACTGAGCGAGGCCGAGATCAAGGATCGACTCGAGCACTATGGCATCCCGGATGATCTGCCTATCGTGGTCCAGGTTTCACGTTTCGATCGCTGGAAAGACCCGGAAGGCGTCATTCAGGCCTTTAAAATAGCGCGTCGTGAGGTGCCCGCGACACTTGTGCTGCTGGGGAATATAGCCACCGATGATCCCGAAGGGCAGGAGGTGTTCGAGTCGCTGCTTTCCTGCAAGGAAGAGCGCATAATCATACTGACCGCCACAGACAGTGCCTTGGTGAATGCGTTGCAGCGATGTGCGGCAGTCGTTATGCAAAAATCCCTGCGTGAGGGGTTTGGCTTGACCGTGACTGAGGCGATGTGGAAAGGTGCTGCTGTCATTGGCGGTAATTGCGGCGGCATCCGGCGCCAGATAGAGGATGGCGTCAGCGGGTTCCTTGTCTCCACGGTAGAAGAGGCGGCGGCGCGCCTTGTGCAACTGCTGAAAGATAAGGAGTTGCGCGCCAGTCTCGGCCGCAATGCATGTGAGTCAGTGCGTCGTCAGTTTCTTCTGACCCGACTGGCAGAGCAGTATCTTGACCTGTTTGATGCGTTCGAGCCGCATTTTACAATGCATGCAAGGCGTGCTGCCGCGCTGGGTCAGCCGGCAGAGTGA